A single window of Dendropsophus ebraccatus isolate aDenEbr1 chromosome 5, aDenEbr1.pat, whole genome shotgun sequence DNA harbors:
- the MED18 gene encoding mediator of RNA polymerase II transcription subunit 18, producing MEAPPVTTMPVSGGTINMMEYLLQGSILDQGLESLLHRLRGLCDNMEPETFADHESVYLLKGQQASPFVLRARRPLDRPGAPWHLRYLGQPEAGDRSRHALVRNCVDIATSEVLPEFLQEMGFRMDHEFIARGHLFRKGVMKIAVYKVFRVLVAGTAEGAEPLSLSYLVELSVVAPAGQDSVADEVRSFAEQLRPLVQLEKIDPKRLM from the exons ATGGAGGCTCCCCCAGTGACCACCATGCCTGTATCAGGAGGAACCATTAACATGATGGAGTATCTGCTGCAAG gcAGTATACTTGACCAAGGACTAGAAAGCCTCCTTCATCGCTTACGTGGATTATGTGACAACATGGAACCTGAGACGTTTGCTGATCATGAAAGCGTATACTTACTAAAAGGCCAGCAAGCCAGTCCCTTTGTGCTTCGTGCCCGTCGACCTCTTGACAGACCAGGAGCACCATGGCACCTGCGTTATCTTGGCCAGCCAGAAGCAGGCGACAGAAGCCGCCACGCCTTGGTTAGGAACTGTGTCGATATCGCAACCTCGGAAGTCTTACCTGAGTTTCTGCAAGAAATGGGCTTTCGAATGGACCATGAGTTTATCGCAAGAGGACACTTGTTTCGCAAGGGAGTTATGAAAATTGCAGTCTACAAGGTGTTTCGTGTTTTGGTGGCAGGAACGGCTGAAGGCGCTGAGCCGCTGTCACTTTCGTATTTGGTAGAGCTTAGTGTAGTGGCTCCTGCTGGCCAGGATAGTGTAGCTGATGAGGTCAGAAGTTTTGCCGAACAGCTTAGACCACTGGTGCAGCTGGAAAAAATAGACCCAAAACGTCTGATGTGA